The Ananas comosus cultivar F153 linkage group 22, ASM154086v1, whole genome shotgun sequence genome segment GAGGCCGATAGGTTCCCATATATCTACACTTCGAAATAATGTAGCTCGATTTACTTTGAATTGCCAACAAACAATTGGTAAATTGAGAAATAACCAGATAACTAACCTCAAAGGTGAAAGACATCGGCACTTTTGCAACATCGTGCATGTAATCAGTAGTTGTTCCATGTGCAAAATACCTGAAAATTAATATCAATATGTCATTAGATGGTTTTGATTGATTAGCGACCGTGAAGTTGGTTTTTGTTGAACAAACCCGACAGAGCCCCCGCCTGACCCAACCAAGCACTTGTCTTGAAAGTGGCGATGGTTCAGATCTTCCAATATTGATCTCATTAAACGCCCGGCCACACCACTGGGGGTTGTATTCTTGTGATCATATGGCATAAACAGAGCCTATGTCAAAAATGAAGCTGAGGTTAGTGGGAACAGCAAACAATCAGATGGTTGCATGGAGATCAACAGCTCAATAACAGAGGAATGAGGATTCTAAGAGTTTATTATTTACAAGAGcgcttttttctaatttttatggGGTTTTTAACAGTGACTACTCCTAGTGCAGTCTAAGCCTATTTGTAGACCAAAGACTAGCACACTGCTTTgttaaaaagaaagatataTGAGAATGGCATGACCTACCTCCATTCCAGAGTGAACATTCACCCAAATATGTGGATCAAATGATAAAGAGAGCTTTCGCATAATTTCAGCCTCAGGCTCACTGAATGGAGCTGTTCCAGGATTTTCCTCATATGGGTCGTAGTcctagaaaaacaaaaatcataTATCATATTCAAATACTTGGGTATATACGGCACAAGATCGCCAAAGTAATAGCAAATTTACCTAGTTTCTATAAATCTGCCATGTCGCCATAAAAAGAAGGTTACAAAACATGCAGACCAAAAATTTGGCAGTAGAGACACCATTCTCATCAAAGACAAGGTCTCCTTAAAAGTCGGTCATTAATCTAGCTACTAAATCTGCAGTGTATATGCCAAGGTTGAAGCATGGTATAACGTTGTAGCTGTGTAGTAATTGATAACAAACAGAAATTATACTCATTCCTAATAACTTTAGTTAGATCCTTAAGTTGAATAGTATGAAGTGTTTTTCACTCGTACCATGTCTTCACATTCATCCTTCATGAATCCACAATATTCAAAATCAATAGAAGGGAAAATCATTGGAACTGTAAACAGATCAGAAAAAAGCGAGCTAGGTTGCAAGTTTCACAAATTGCAGGCTCCTAtacaaagataataataaaCCAACCTTCTCTTTTTTGCCCCAGTCAACGCTCCAATTTCTATTTAGATCAACTCCTCTACCTGCAAAAGACCAGAACCTTTCAACAACCAATAGATAAAATACAATAAACTTAAGAACTCACGCCGAAATTAACTGTATTACCATTTCTCCTCTCACAAAGATCCCCTGCTTCCACAAGTTTGCGACCATTTAAATTTTCCATTGGCACAACCTACCAGATCAAACACATGTTATACAAATGTACATAGTACTACGAAGTATAATTCCTCGTTTCCTATTAaacaaaaatggaaaaaaaaaaccagttgAAATCGCTGCAGTGTAGATTAATATACAAATAATCATACAATGCAATTATCAAAACATAATATGGAAACATAACGCCAAGAAACGTTACACTCTCACCAAACAAAAGCTATATGGTTGTATATGATGCACAATATATGATAGCTAATGCTTTTACACTCAAATAGGTCAAATCATGAGACTGCAAAAATTGTACAAAAGGGAGAGGAAGGGCCGTGCACTAATATGGTTAGATTGTTTCACCGGTCATAGCTGCAAGTTGTAGAATCCCATTACTTAGGGGatagagggaaagaaaaaagagtccGTTTTTTGATGTATGTCCTGTAGAAAAAAGTCTGTTTCTAAGTATGATGCCAAATCAGACTCACTTGCCAAACactaaaaggagaaaaaaagaatgaaagttACTGCATTTTCAAAACGCGAAGAGTTCAGCCAATATATCTATCAAAGTATAAAACTGCGTTACTTGCTTTAGAACTACCTTTATCACAAGATTATCCAACATATTCTGAAAAGTTGTCGGCTCCGTTCCAGGTATAATGTGCTCTTCAGTCAAAACAGACAAGAGACGGAAGGCAACTTCAGAAGTAATAAGTTCTCTCCCATGCTGTCCAAAGCTCTAAAAGACAAGGAATCATCTGTCAAAAATGCATGTTATTAACTTAGTTTGCTATCGAAGTCTTCTAACATATACTAATTTAGCTTTTGGTTGATTCACAATTTCTTCTAGAAATAGAGAAATTCTACAAAACTCACCATAAGGATCCGGAACttcactttatcacttataTGCTTCTTCACACGGTTGTACGTAACCACTACTACCTCAGCGAGATAGCCTTTACTCCCTGCTCTCACGGACTCcatctattatatattattcaaaaacCGGACAAAACCACATTTAAGATGGAGAATGAATGACTGAGGAAGCAAGCATCAACACTATATACTACGCCGAACCACTTACATTCAAACTATCCGAATGCCGCGCGACCAAGGCCTTGATCTCATGCAACAAAACATCGCTGAGAGAGTTTCACAATAAAACAGTAAGTACATCTCCGGTAACGAACTTGACATGTTCATTATGGTAACATTTTGACTAAGTATAGCAAGAAAAATGCAAACAAAGTAAGGAACACTAAACTCCCTAAAAAGAATTCTACTGATCTAGTCGAAAAGGAGCAACTATCGGTATCCTTTAGATACGAAAAGGATTACCATAAGTTATTCTTCGTTAATCAGATCCAGATTCATACGAATTCAGTAATCTATAACCAGTTAAACCCTAGAATTAATGCTAAAAGCAACAAGTACTACAATAAGCACTAAAATTATGTTAGTAAAAAAGCAGGAAAGGATCGATTACGCGAGGTATGCaactaaataatccaaatcaaacacGCGTACTCAAAATTCAGAGGAGAATGCGATGGAGATGCTAAGAAGAACCATAGCATGGGATTAATTGGGGAGAAATTAGAAGAGAAATTGAGCGGCTTACCTCGATCGATAGAGATCGCGAGGGATCGGAGTGATGGAAGTgtcgtcgtcggaggaggaggagtcggCGCCGCACACGAAGCTCGGGCTCCGCACGAAGGCGacgaagaggaggaaggagaggagtgggagagggaggagaagcGCCCCCATTGACGAAGAGGCGAAGGTagagcgaagaagaagaagctctctctctctctctctctctctctctctcattatgaATCTACGCCCTCTGTGTGCTTTGGGAAATTTATAAACAGGCCCCTGACTTTTAAAGAAATTGAGTGAACTCCTTAACTTTTGGATAAACTTCCAATACCCCCTGTGgattcacactttatcactttagtaaaCTGTTGTTTAAAGTGTACCCAGTTAGCccatgtgattttgcactttttcactttagtaccatatggtttaaagtgtatcatatTAGtacatgtggtttcatttttctctttatattattaatttcactaatttttttcattaaatcaatgacaacgttaaaattaaagggtactaaagtgaatattcgataaagctagataggatatctgaagtttttttatatataatttaacgaaatattaacggaggaaaaaaaatcagtgacaaaattaaaattaaaggtactaaaataaatattcaataaatctaggtagggtatctgaagttttttatatataatttaacgaaatattaacagaggagccgacgaaaaggaaaaaaaatgaaaccaaagggtactaattgatgcactttaaaccacagagtactaaaatgagaaagcgcaaaaccacggggtactaaataatacactttaaaccgcagagtactagagtaaaaaaattgcgaaaccacatggtggtatttgaagttttcttaacttttttctttatctttctatataaatttttaaattttaataaaatttagaaatattttgagCTAGGTTTTATCACATTTTCATTATAGTTTTATCCTTGTAATTTGATATGTTTACgaagtatataataataaattattgaatAGAGAAATacagtattataatatattagtattaCATGGTATTAAAAAAGAGATATGTTATGTATAAGAAATGGATTAAAGCTAAATACCGTGATGGTGTATATTtaattcttttcaaaaaaaatgtatatagtatta includes the following:
- the LOC109727241 gene encoding uncharacterized protein LOC109727241 isoform X1, which codes for MRERERERERELLLLRSTFASSSMGALLLPLPLLSFLLFVAFVRSPSFVCGADSSSSDDDTSITPIPRDLYRSSDVLLHEIKALVARHSDSLNMESVRAGSKGYLAEVVVVTYNRVKKHISDKVKFRILMSFGQHGRELITSEVAFRLLSVLTEEHIIPGTEPTTFQNMLDNLVIKVVPMENLNGRKLVEAGDLCERRNGRGVDLNRNWSVDWGKKEKDYDPYEENPGTAPFSEPEAEIMRKLSLSFDPHIWVNVHSGMEALFMPYDHKNTTPSGVAGRLMRSILEDLNHRHFQDKCLVGSGGGSVGYFAHGTTTDYMHDVAKVPMSFTFEIYGNLSASSKDCFRMFNPVDKITFDSVINKWCMAFLTLFQEGPDKLNDARLRVSTLSDERALNGAIDPRFMEDNRGRMRMEVLELGMRELRTYFRLFMLSTILLMFMFCSRISKTKNRQQLTSLFTPQKQDHRKQEQFRYDYF
- the LOC109727241 gene encoding uncharacterized protein LOC109727241 isoform X2, with product MRERERERERELLLLRSTFASSSMGALLLPLPLLSFLLFVAFVRSPSFVCGADSSSSDDDTSITPIPRDLYRSSDVLLHEIKALVARHSDSLNMESVRAGSKGYLAEVVVVTYNRVKKHISDKVKFRILMSFGQHGRELITSEVAFRLLSVLTEEHIIPGTEPTTFQNMLDNLVIKVVPMENLNGRKLVEAGDLCERRNGRGVDLNRNWSVDWGKKEKDYDPYEENPGTAPFSEPEAEIMRKLSLSFDPHIWVNVHSGMEALFMPYDHKNTTPSGVAGRLMRSILEDLNHRHFQDKCLVGSGGGSVGYFAHGTTTDYMHDVAKVPMSFTFEIYGNLSASSKDCFRMFNPVDKITFDEGPDKLNDARLRVSTLSDERALNGAIDPRFMEDNRGRMRMEVLELGMRELRTYFRLFMLSTILLMFMFCSRISKTKNRQQLTSLFTPQKQDHRKQEQFRYDYF